GGCTTCGATCCGTGTCCCCGCCCCGATCCGCACGTGGCCGTCCACAACGGCATAGGGCCCTATGGACACGCCATCGGCCAGTTCGGCCTGCGCCGAGACCAGCGCTGAGGGATGCACCTCGACGGTCATCGGGGCTACTCCTCCCCGCCGTGCTTTCGCTCCGAAAGCGCAAAGCTCAGCTTGGTCTGGGTAACAAGCTGCTGGTCCACCGTGGCTTTGGCCTCCACCTTGCCGACCCGGCCCCGGAATTTGATCACCCAGGCCTCTGTGGTCAGCTGGTCGCCGGGCCGCACGGGCCGACGGAACCGGGCGTGCTCGACACCTGTCAGATAGATCAACGGATCGGCTACCCCGGGCAGCTGTACCACCATCATCCCCGCCACCTGCGCCATGGATTCCAGGATCAATACTCCAGGCATAATCGGCTCTCCGGGGAAATGTCCCTGAAAAAAGGGTTCGTTGATGGAGACGTTCTTGACCCC
This genomic stretch from Synergistales bacterium harbors:
- the fabZ gene encoding 3-hydroxyacyl-ACP dehydratase FabZ gives rise to the protein MVDIKGIMEHLPHRYPFLLVDRILEMEEGHVVGVKNVSINEPFFQGHFPGEPIMPGVLILESMAQVAGMMVVQLPGVADPLIYLTGVEHARFRRPVRPGDQLTTEAWVIKFRGRVGKVEAKATVDQQLVTQTKLSFALSERKHGGEE